A genome region from Anastrepha ludens isolate Willacy chromosome 3, idAnaLude1.1, whole genome shotgun sequence includes the following:
- the LOC128857560 gene encoding uncharacterized protein LOC128857560, whose amino-acid sequence MGAQHEECQYPLESNTHFNMQAEAAIPEDILDQQHIEDVDAFDAEDSMQYVGESDVDGYAAIEPEADIILAAQKFSTSESNREEEEEYLKQNNNDSGDNNKRNNNKIVHLKKSVGKRNNKLKSDADNSDNNNNKYDSDNGNAAVYNDQMDELDGLDVSDEEPLALPSTHEAKSFRLTKDPKEQQNEGLIAEDEDSDEKGVRDVTGQHVQLMENLVAEKFNKASVQTIHNEKKAKDTHYSYGKNNNNSRSNMNNSHDDGDDDAADVQDENNKNSVINTSNNISKQVNNKSEMEYTDGNQLEEIAIGDIEDKFRNEDEDALQQQQQLEQEHKNAASHGGRRGGSEQVALAGLMEKNDDEDVEQSEKFVAKKIKRHERADIASHDESKNNKNLNSDNNSNNHNKHTYKRHHYGEPHKENEQYGNTFAHKPVAEKVAMPKNQQHEQQQQQDEGIEEKLEVADSNGSSDEKGPQTDYSITYFGILTNSSQRREEEEEKDYVRELPLNASEYSAKTTNIVAKIANSDDAAKLEVVHATRNQQQQQQYEQQHQLTDETPDAGESYATHMSAFEHYKAQRRNSRRYGHKMYKKKYKDYLSYATMSSLTAGAMGIAIEATTTAVPEISTALSAQANVIAMSAEHTINSTQAKMTNNSYTDYYRKQDQEQQQQQQQWQRQHLQLQQQQREEPISVRAQKHAEKLRKYARKIEAEKSRRLPASPIFVVGNRNGGAVAATIDSSSSRSGEGANPFYEGQINYYLETRDEEDTEGTAATEANNKTIDGNGEGKENADVAGAKQREERLRAHGGSMERMIAADNSNWYQRVSPVLRNGIKVFSNEGKHLRGEATSNQKQNVHKQQKHQQHDAQHTHHYERNHYQHQHHQHHHQHQHQQHHRQHPHPHMHAYKQQQQHHGIHQHRRGGSGNHHKHRQHGKHYQSTDTRQLQQQQHTSNPYQRILPTSLLSPPSPHASATQAAVEMGMVQTPIPPPSYTKQHQQQQQTEAEAVGSGAQQLGHQITELEELERYYAKWPHLARVQFQVYDEHYREAHPELYPEMKDDADEDYDDDYESAAELEEAQNGHDEDANLPPYIKKYNRRNKQLLNLLEGTLAPPTRPPPAIMRSWSSSLLQPGPHASSRSAGGGGGNGVGRVRIDDDYLKEKRKRYHNRDISSTSTSSVSGSNNNNRKEDLDHYQDLFAQQRPPSTTTTEIPDTLAGGSANKEDSSATKKVQNKANIRSTVEKAAQSTNQLPDEDVSISTDTDADADTDTDIDAYAADDADVDIWPKEIENKSNANELTGSAQMTWQIEKLTTPKPMQHLPITPSTPKPAIYRLPSYPAIAGSFIGKPRSRSAQFAPSGGSRGKLAFVAAAGDDLHSNRWSNIYGRGGGIIGNYGGGGDSNGLGLGLGIGGNHHKSLSRFSAYKPNAHKALTAAAALTATSTTAPTFLWHAAGADMDGNGLTTAATAITVTPSGGSSSDDGDGAEGGVPNGGVGRTISSFVYHRVIDASPRLVGTGATGRKQRLPFVAITDRRLETTKKALLERQKDFEQNHYPMP is encoded by the exons ATGGGTGCTCAGCACGAGGAGTGTCAATATCCACTTGAAAGTAATACTC ATTTCAATATGCAAGCAGAGGCTGCTATACCCGAGGATATTTTGGACCAACAACATATAGAAGATGTCGATGCTTTTGATGCAGAAGATAGTATGCAATATGTTGGTGAAAGCGATGTAGATGGTTATGCGGCTATTGAACCAGAAGCTGATATT ATTCTTGCAGCGCAAAAGTTCAGCACTTCAGAAAGTAatcgagaagaagaagaggaatatCTAAAGCAAAATAACAATGACAGCGGCGACAATAACAaacgcaataacaacaaaatcgtGCATCTGAAGAAAAGTGTGGGAAAGCGAAACAACAAATTGAAAAGCGATGCAGACAATagtgataacaacaacaataaatatgaCAGTGACAATGGCAACGCAGCTGTCTACAACGATCAAATGGACGAACTGGATGGGTTGGACGTTTCGGATGAGGAGCCATTGGCATTGCCTAGCACGCATGAAGCGAAAAGTTTTCGTTTGACGAAAGATCCAAAAGAACAGCAAAATGAGGGTTTAATAGCAGAAGACGAAGACAGTGATGAGAAAGGGGTCAGGGACGTGACTGGACAACATGTGCAACTTATGGAAAATTTAGTTgcggaaaaatttaataaagcgtCGGTACAAACAATACATAACGAGAAAAAAGCGAAAGATACACACTATAGCTACGGGAAGAACAATAATAACAGCAGGAGCAACATGAACAATAGCCACGacgatggtgatgatgatgctgCTGACGTGCAagatgaaaacaataaaaacagcgTCATAAATACAAGCAACAATATAAGTAAACAAGTAAACAATAAATCAGAAATGGAGTACACCGACGGTAATCAACTGGAGGAAATAGCGATCGGCGATATCGAGGACAAATTTCGTAACGAAGATGAAGATGCattacagcaacagcaacagctcgagcaggaacataaaaatgcggCAAGTCACGGAGGGAGACGTGGCGGAAGTGAACAGGTAGCACTAGCTGGCCTCatggaaaaaaatgatgatgaagatGTGGAGCAAAGTGAAAAATTTGTAGCTAAGAAAATCAAACGACATGAAAGAGCAGACATTGCGAGCCATgatgaaagtaaaaataataaaaatctcaacagtgataacaacagcaacaaccacaacaagcACACGTACAAACGCCATCACTATGGGGAGCCGCACAAGGAGAATGAACAGTATGGCAACACGTTCGCACATAAGCCAGTAGCCGAGAAAGTTGCTATGCCGAAAAATCAACAACatgaacaacaacagcaacaagatgAAGGAATAGAAGAAAAGCTTGAAGTTGCTGACAGCAATGGCAGCAGCGATGAAAAGGGGCCACAAACCGATTACTCAATAACCTATTTTGGCATTTTAACAAACAGCTCGCAGAGacgcgaagaagaagaagagaaagattATGTTAGGGAGCTGCCACTGAACGCCTCCGAATATTCAGCCAAAACAACAAACATTGTTGCGAAAATTGCCAACAGCGATGATGCGGCTAAACTAGAAGTTGTGCATGCAACAAGAaatcaacaacagcagcaacagtacGAGCAGCAACACCAGCTAACGG ACGAAACGCCTGACGCTGGTGAATCCTATGCCACCCATATGTCAGCATTTGAACACTACAAGGCACAACGCCGCAATAGTCGGCGCTACGGACATAAAATGTACAAGAAGAAATACAAAGATTACCTGAGCTATGCAACAATGTCCTCGTTGACAGCTGGAGCGATGGGAATAGCAATTGAGGCCACAACAACAGCGGTGCCTGAAATATCAACAGCGTTGTCGGCTCAGGCAAATGTGATTGCAATGAGTGCAGAGCACACAATCAACTCGACACAAGCGAAAATGACAAATAACAGCTACACCGATTACTATCGTAAACAAGATCaggaacaacagcaacaacaacagcaatggcAACGGCAACATCTACAGCTACAGCAACAGCAAAGAGAAGAGCCCATTTCTGTAAGAGCGCAAAAACATGCTGAGAAGCTAAGAAAATATGCGAGAAAAATTGAAGCGGAAAAATCACGTAGATTACCAGCATCACCAATATTTGTTGTAGGCAATCGAAATGGTGGCGCGGTAGCTGCAACCATAGACAGCAGTAGCAGTCGGAGTGGAGAAGGCGCAAATCCTTTCTATGAAGGACAAATAAACTACTACCTAGAAACCAGAGATGAAGAGGATACGGAGGGTACGGCAGCAACCGAGGCAAACAACAAAACCATAGATGGGAATGGAGAGGGTAAAGAAAATGCTGATGTAGCGGGGGCAAAGCAACGAGAGGAGCGTTTGCGTGCGCATGGAGGCAGCATGGAGCGTATGATAGCAGCAGACAATAGTAACTGGTATCAGCGTGTAAGCCCAGTGCTGCGTAATGGCATTAAAGTCTTCAGCAATGAAGGTAAACACCTGCGTGGGGAGGCGACAagcaaccaaaaacaaaatgtgcaCAAACAGCAAAAGCATCAGCAACATGACGCACAGCACACACATCATTACGAGCGCAATCACTACCAGCACCAACACCACCAACATCACCATCAACATCAGCATCAACAACATCATCGTCAGCACCCACACCCGCATATGCACGcatataaacaacaacaacaacaccatggCATACATCAACATCGGCGTGGTGGTAGTGGCAATCATCACAAGCATCGTCAACATGGTAAACATTATCAATCAACTGACACACGccaactacaacagcaacaacatacaTCCAATCCATATCAACGCATATTGCCGACAAGTCTACTCTCTCCACCATCCCCACATGCCTCAGCCACACAAGCAGCAGTGGAAATGGGCATGGTGCAAACGCCCATACCACCACCTTCGTACACAAAACAgcatcaacaacagcaacaaacagAAGCCGAAGCTGTTGGTAGTGGCGCGCAACAACTGGGCCATCAGATTACCGAATTGGAGGAGTTAGAACGTTATTACGCCAAATGGCCACACTTAGCACGCGTGCAGTTCCAAGTATATGATGAACATTACCGCGAAGCACACCCCGAGCTATATCCAGAGATGAAGGATGACGCTGATGAAGACTATGACGATGACTACGAGAGCGCTGCTGAGTTAGAGGAGGCACAAAATGGTCACGACGAGGATGCAAACTTGCCACCGTACATCAAGAAGTACAATCGACGGAATAAGCAGTTACTGAATTTGCTAGAAGGCACTCTAGCGCCACCGACTCGACCCCCACCCGCTATTATGCGCAGCTGGTCGAGTTCATTGTTGCAGCCGGGACCACATGCGAGCAGTCGGAGCGCTGGCGGCGGTGGTGGCAATGGTGTGGGTCGAGTACGCATCGATGACGATTACCTAAAAGAGAAACGCAAACGTTATCACAATCGTGATATCAGCAGCACGAGCACCAGCAGTGTAAGcggtagcaacaacaataaccgaAAAGAGGACTTAGATCATTATCAAGATTTATTTGCCCAGCAACGACCTCCATCAACGACAACTACAGAGATACCAGACACACTAGCAGGTGGGTCGGCTAATAAAGAAGATAGCTCTGCAACGAAAAAGGTGCAGAATAAGGCAAATATTCGTAGTACTGTTGAGAAGGCAGCGCAATCAACTAACCAGCTGCCAGACGAGGATGTTAGCATTTCGACAGACACAGATGCAGAtgcagacacagatacagacaTCGATGCTTATGCTGCCGATGATGCCGACGTTGACATTTGGCCAAAGGAAATCGAAAATAAATCGAATGCAAACGAATTGACAGGAAGCGCGCAAATGACATGGCAAATCGAAAAATTAACAACACCCAAACCAATGCAACACTTGCCTATAACGCCGAGCACACCAAAGCCAGCTATTTACCGTTTGCCCTCATATCCTGCTATTGCTGGCAGTTTTATTGGAAAGCCACGCAGTCGTAGCGCACAATTTGCGCCAAGCGGCGGCAGTCGTGGCAAACTTGCTTTTGTGGCGGCAGCGGGCGATGACCTTCATAGTAATCGTTGGAGCAATATTTATGGCAGAGGTGGTGGAATAATTGGCAATTACGGTGGTGGAGGAGACAGCAATGGTCTCGGTCTTGGTCTTGGCATTGGTGGCAATCATCACAAATCATTGTCCCGCTTCAGCGCTTACAAACCGAACGCGCATAAAGCACTAACAGCTGCAGCCGCCTTAACCGCGACGAGCACTACGGCGCCAACATTTTTGTGGCATGCGGCAGGTGCCGATATGGATGGTAATGGCTTGACAACCGCAGCAACAGCGATTACGGTGACGCCGAGTGGGGGCAGTAGTAGCGACGACGGAGATGGTGCAGAGGGTGGTGTACCGAACGGCGGAGTGGGTCGCACAATCAGCTCCTTCGTTTATCATCGGGTAATTGATGCGTCACCGCGTCTGGTGGGTACCGGCGCCACGGGACGCAAGCAAAGATTGCCATTTGTGGCTATCACCGATCGCCGGCTGGAGACCACAAAGAAGGCGCTGCTGGAGCGACAGAAAGATTTCGAACAGAATCACTACCCAATGCCTTAA